Proteins co-encoded in one Trichoplusia ni isolate ovarian cell line Hi5 chromosome 19, tn1, whole genome shotgun sequence genomic window:
- the LOC113503330 gene encoding ankyrin repeat domain-containing protein 29-like has translation MSLITIILKPFYCSQMADNRTRIQQNDLLLHEAVIKNEPAAVREALQRPTDVNCRNNYGRAPIHWAASRGNVEIINLLIEAKCDIEAADKFGMRPLLMAAWHGHIDAVKTLVGAGACLAATNKKQNDLLQCACARGSLDVAGYAITLGAKVQSSDAAGDAPLALASRAGHSSLVELLLQKGAYIDAVNKVGRTALHVACEGGHSATAAFLMSKGASKEARDNSGRTPLHLAAVHRHTELVRVLLDAECHVDAGDNNGVTALQMACAQGCRGIVEHLLAFGANVHLQNNVGSSALHAACAADANDIVELLLAHGADPALTDQWSQSPLSVAGGAAESPPEGFRKAARGSFSAILDLLTATANLEVPQEQADGSTSPRVDDKSRGHSPAPNEGVEHDSER, from the exons atgtcttTAATAACGATAATTTTGAAGCCGTTCTATTGTTCACAGATGGCCGATAATCGAACCCGCATTCAGCAGAATGACCTGCTGTTACATGAAGCTGTGATCAAGAATGAGCCGGCAGCCGTCCGCGAGGCGCTGCAGAGACCTACTGATGTCAATTGCCGAAATAAT TACGGCAGAGCACCGATCCATTGGGCTGCAAGCAGGGGGAACGTGGAGATAATAAACTTACTCATTGAGGCCAAGTGCGACATAGAAGCCGCCGATAAG TTCGGAATGCGGCCGTTGTTGATGGCTGCATGGCACGGACACATCGATGCTGTGAAAACGTTAGTCGGTGCGGGGGCTTGCCTCGCTGCAACTAACAAG AAACAAAATGATCTACTCCAGTGCGCATGCGCCCGCGGTTCTTTAGACGTGGCTGGGTACGCCATTACCCTGGGTGCTAAGGTGCAAAGTTCGGATGCAGCCGGCGATGCGCCTCTAGCCCTGGCATCTAGAGCCGGGCATTCTTCATTGGTAGAGCTGCTACTACAAAAAGGAGCCTACATTGATGCTGTCAATAAG GTCGGTCGCACGGCTCTACACGTCGCCTGTGAAGGAGGCCACTCAGCAACTGCTGCGTTCCTGATGTCGAAAGGTGCCTCAAAAGAGGCGAGAGATAACTCCGGCCGGACCCCTCTACACCTGGCTGCAGTACACCGACACACGGAACTCGTTAGAGTCCTCCTTGACGCCGAGTGTCACGTGGACGCTGGGGACAAC aatGGAGTGACCGCTCTGCAAATGGCTTGTGCCCAAGGCTGCCGCGGTATCGTCGAACATCTGCTTGCATTTGGCGCGAACGTCCATTTGCAAAACAAT GTGGGGTCTTCAGCTCTGCACGCGGCCTGCGCTGCCGATGCTAACGACATTGTGGAGCTGTTGCTCGCGCATGGAGCGGACCCAGCACTCACTGATCAG TGGTCCCAGTCCCCGCTGAgcgtggcgggcggcgcggcggagTCTCCTCCCGAAGGGTTCCGCAAAGCTGCGCGGGGCTCTTTCTCCGCCATCCTGGACCTGCTCACAGCAACCGCCAATCTTGAGGTGCCCCAG GAACAAGCTGATGGTTCAACATCACCGCGAGTCGATGACAAATCGCGAGGCCACTCTCCCGCCCCTAATGAAG gcGTGGAGCACGATAGCGAGAGGTGA